The following coding sequences are from one Salvia hispanica cultivar TCC Black 2014 chromosome 3, UniMelb_Shisp_WGS_1.0, whole genome shotgun sequence window:
- the LOC125215709 gene encoding F-box/kelch-repeat protein At3g23880-like — protein sequence MSEYLPRDIVMKILSRLPPKSLIKFRCVSKSWYLMISSPYFINLHTHRALLSPKTTLLRRYSKPLHTDVFSVHAPEFDDAGIQIEYPFRDRVRFYYRIVGCFNGVVCLLDDQFGQPDAVALQLWNPAIRRKLTLPPPPSSVNEDPSMSMVALGFGFDAERGDYKVVRISYLYGDCEYLLPPRVEVFALNSGSWHAVEGEKIPHNCVVEYFWSQVFTHGNVHWTAYKTLGKNIKRENLIMSFDVTREVFDEMPLPEPLVNEVPLNLGALDLGGVLAVVQYDERVCGMRCSIWAMRVYGDVGSWSRDYAISLDCGIGRVLGAKQNGDVLLATRAGALVAYNGVDGKYEDLGISGTKDSFYAGTYNESLVLLVQGDVARQRLPSDNDSESERESETESDMEYQSSIGDEDEEDFLGDVEKSEFRMQGSMYQYLSVFFRRPFV from the coding sequence atgtctgaATATCTGCCTCGAGACATCGTGATGAAGATCCTCTCCCGTCTTCCTCCCAAGTCTCTCATCAAATTCCGCTGCGTTTCAAAATCATGGTACCTCATGATCTCCTCACCCTACTTCATCAATCTCCACACACACCGCGCACTCCTCTCCCCCAAAACGACGCTCCTCCGCCGCTACTCCAAGCCCCTCCACACCGACGTCTTCTCCGTCCACGCCCCCGAATTCGACGACGCCGGGATCCAAATCGAGTACCCATTCCGCGACCGCGTCCGCTTCTACTACCGAATCGTCGGCTGCTTCAACGGCGTCGTTTGCCTCCTCGACGACCAGTTCGGCCAGCCCGACGCCGTCGCGCTCCAGCTCTGGAATCCCGCGATCCGCCGGAAATTGACGCTCCCGCCGCCTCCGTCTTCCGTCAATGAGGATCCGAGCATGTCTATGGTCGCTCTCGGCTTCGGATTCGATGCGGAGAGAGGCGATTACAAGGTCGTCAGAATCTCCTACCTTTACGGCGACTGTGAGTATCTTCTCCCGCCGCGGGTTGAGGTTTTCGCCCTGAACAGCGGGAGCTGGCACGCAGTTGAAGGTGAAAAAATCCCGCACAACTGCGTGGTGGAGTATTTCTGGTCTCAGGTTTTCACCCATGGCAATGTGCACTGGACTGCTTACAAGACTCTCGGGAAAAACATTAAACGCGAGAATTTGATCATGTCGTTCGATGTAACCCGGgaggtgtttgatgaaatgccGCTTCCGGAGCCTCTCGTGAACGAGGTCCCGCTCAATCTAGGAGCGCTTGATCTCGGTGGGGTCCTCGCCGTCGTTCAGTACGACGAGCGGGTGTGCGGCATGCGGTGCTCCATTTGGGCGATGAGGGTGTACGGTGACGTGGGGTCGTGGAGTAGGGACTACGCGATTAGTCTCGACTGTGGGATCGGGAGGGTTCTTGGTGCTAAACAAAACGGCGACGTTTTACTGGCCACGAGGGCCGGGGCCCTCGTGGCGTATAATGGGGTCGATGGGAAGTACGAGGATCTTGGTATATCTGGCACTAAGGACTCGTTCTACGCTGGCACGTACAACGAGTCCCTCGTTTTGCTTGTTCAGGGGGATGTGGCGAGACAAAGACTGCCCAGTGATAATGATAGCGAGAGCGAGAGGGAGAGTGAGACCGAGAGCGATATGGAATATCAGTCTTCAATTGGGGatgaggacgaggaggatTTCCTCGGAGATGTTGAGAAGAGCGAGTTTCGGATGCAGGGTAGTATGTATCAGTATCTTTCGGTTTTCTTTAGACGTCCTTTTGTTTAG